A window of Chitinophagales bacterium contains these coding sequences:
- a CDS encoding tetratricopeptide repeat protein: MNKERIGKLLEFLDQNPADSFIQHALALEYIKAGEEDKARELFEALLSRDPGYVGSYYHLAKLLERKGEEAEAIKVYEKGMEEAKKVGDNHAYGELRSALEELTF, from the coding sequence ATGAACAAGGAAAGGATCGGGAAATTGTTGGAGTTTTTAGACCAGAACCCGGCAGATAGCTTTATACAACATGCCCTGGCATTGGAATATATAAAGGCGGGAGAGGAGGATAAGGCCCGCGAATTATTTGAGGCATTATTGTCCCGCGATCCCGGATATGTGGGAAGTTATTATCACCTGGCGAAATTGCTGGAGCGAAAGGGTGAAGAAGCAGAAGCCATAAAAGTGTATGAGAAGGGGATGGAAGAGGCGAAAAAGGTTGGGGACAATCATGCGTATGGAGAGCTTCGAAGTGCCTTGGAGGAACTTACTTTTTAA
- a CDS encoding 23S rRNA (pseudouridine(1915)-N(3))-methyltransferase RlmH, whose product MKIQLWAIGKNHEAYVKAGVEDFTKRIGNYYPVEWTILPVPKNAGMMSEMDLKKKEAGMVLDWLDKDDYLVALDERGKQMGSEELAGFIQECSNRSTRKLVFLIGGAFGLDETILKRAQYKWSLSKLTFPHQLVRLLLAEQLYRACTIQRGEKYHHK is encoded by the coding sequence ATGAAGATTCAACTCTGGGCCATTGGAAAAAACCATGAGGCCTATGTCAAGGCTGGTGTAGAGGACTTTACCAAACGCATTGGGAATTACTACCCCGTGGAATGGACCATTTTACCAGTACCTAAAAATGCAGGTATGATGAGCGAAATGGACCTGAAAAAGAAGGAAGCCGGGATGGTGCTCGACTGGCTGGATAAAGATGACTACCTCGTAGCCCTGGATGAACGCGGTAAACAAATGGGGTCCGAAGAACTGGCGGGTTTTATACAGGAATGTTCAAACAGGAGTACCCGAAAGCTGGTATTTCTGATCGGTGGAGCCTTTGGCCTGGATGAAACCATCCTGAAAAGGGCACAATACAAATGGAGCCTTTCAAAACTCACTTTCCCCCACCAGTTGGTACGTCTGTTGCTGGCAGAGCAACTCTATCGCGCATGCACGATCCAACGCGGTGAAAAATACCACCATAAATAA
- the tilS gene encoding tRNA lysidine(34) synthetase TilS, with protein MVEEFKKHIEEEKLFKTTDRLLIAISGGVDSVVLTELCHRLGYTMALAHCNFQLRGEESERDEAFVKELAAKKNIPLHLTRFDTAPEARKAGTSIEETARHLRYAWFDQLITEHGYDRLLTAHHADDNIETVLMHFFRGTGIRGLRGMLPQKGRHVRPMLLIRRAGIEEWATREGLNFVEDSSNQELEFTRNYFRKELIPSIQKKFPATEENILDTIHHMREAEMLYKKALDKQLKRLVHLKGNEVHIPVQLLKKSEPRRLLLWEIVRDFGFHSAQLPDLLHLLDAEPGKYVASSSHRLIQHRQWLVLAPLAGEQAQTILVEGTGIYNFPQGKLELKGKSDEECSIFFTAQTGEKHDILVERKKISFPLVLRTWKTGDYFYPEGMGGKKKKVARFLIDLKLSKTGKEKVWVLESEKKIIWVVGFRKDSRF; from the coding sequence ATGGTAGAAGAATTCAAAAAGCATATTGAGGAAGAGAAGTTGTTCAAAACAACTGATCGGCTATTGATCGCCATCAGCGGTGGAGTGGATTCCGTGGTATTGACCGAGCTCTGTCATCGCCTTGGATATACTATGGCTTTGGCACATTGCAATTTTCAGTTACGTGGAGAGGAGAGTGAACGCGATGAAGCTTTTGTGAAAGAGCTTGCTGCAAAAAAGAATATACCCCTTCATCTTACCCGTTTTGATACAGCCCCAGAGGCCCGGAAAGCCGGAACCTCCATTGAAGAAACGGCCCGTCATCTCCGGTACGCCTGGTTTGATCAATTGATAACCGAGCATGGATATGACCGCTTACTTACCGCGCATCATGCCGATGATAATATTGAAACCGTGTTGATGCATTTTTTCCGGGGCACGGGGATCAGGGGATTGAGGGGAATGTTGCCACAGAAGGGCCGGCATGTACGGCCAATGCTCTTGATCCGGAGGGCCGGGATTGAAGAATGGGCTACCAGGGAAGGTCTGAATTTTGTGGAGGATTCATCAAATCAGGAACTGGAATTTACCCGAAATTATTTCAGGAAAGAGTTGATACCATCAATTCAAAAAAAGTTCCCAGCCACCGAGGAAAACATACTGGATACGATCCATCATATGCGGGAGGCGGAAATGCTCTACAAAAAGGCATTGGATAAACAGTTAAAACGACTGGTCCATCTAAAGGGGAATGAGGTACATATCCCGGTTCAACTTCTAAAGAAGTCAGAACCCCGAAGGTTGTTGTTGTGGGAAATTGTGCGGGATTTCGGATTTCATTCCGCGCAATTACCCGATCTCCTGCATTTATTGGATGCGGAACCCGGAAAGTATGTAGCCTCTTCCTCACATCGGTTGATCCAGCACCGGCAATGGCTGGTTTTAGCGCCCCTGGCTGGCGAACAGGCGCAAACCATCCTGGTGGAAGGCACCGGGATTTATAATTTTCCTCAGGGGAAATTGGAATTGAAAGGAAAAAGTGATGAGGAGTGTTCTATTTTTTTTACAGCCCAAACGGGCGAGAAGCACGATATTCTTGTGGAGAGAAAAAAAATATCTTTTCCGCTGGTATTGCGCACCTGGAAGACCGGGGATTATTTTTACCCGGAGGGTATGGGGGGTAAAAAGAAAAAGGTAGCGCGATTTCTCATCGATCTTAAACTATCAAAGACCGGGAAAGAAAAAGTGTGGGTGCTTGAATCCGAAAAGAAAATAATCTGGGTGGTCGGATTCAGAAAAGACAGCCGCTTTTAA
- a CDS encoding rhomboid family intramembrane serine protease gives MEFSLTILIIAITAAISISAFSRPQITNDLIFYPAAMNGGKQLHRFITHGLIHADFMHLFFNMFTLYFFGRLIESVFTLWTGSGLVFLLFYFSAILVASLPDYFKYKDQYHYRSLGASGGVSAVLFSFILLAPWETLYIWFIPMPSIAFAVLYVGYSVYMNKRGGDNINHGAHLWGALYGVVFTIIVKPQILSSFFKQLTNPPF, from the coding sequence ATGGAATTCAGCCTAACGATACTTATCATCGCCATCACTGCCGCCATCTCGATCTCCGCTTTTTCCCGGCCTCAGATCACCAATGACCTGATCTTCTACCCTGCTGCCATGAATGGTGGTAAACAATTACACCGTTTTATTACACATGGATTGATCCATGCTGACTTCATGCACCTGTTCTTTAACATGTTCACGCTTTATTTCTTTGGGCGGTTGATTGAATCGGTGTTTACGCTTTGGACAGGCTCCGGACTTGTCTTTTTACTCTTCTATTTTTCAGCTATCCTGGTGGCCTCCCTGCCAGATTATTTCAAGTACAAAGACCAATATCATTATCGTTCCCTGGGTGCATCAGGTGGGGTAAGCGCTGTATTGTTTTCCTTCATCTTATTGGCTCCCTGGGAAACATTGTATATATGGTTCATTCCCATGCCATCCATCGCGTTTGCCGTACTGTATGTGGGCTATTCGGTATATATGAATAAACGAGGAGGAGATAATATCAATCACGGAGCCCATCTTTGGGGTGCGTTGTATGGAGTGGTTTTTACCATCATCGTGAAACCTCAAATTCTTTCCTCTTTTTTCAAACAACTCACAAACCCACCCTTCTAA